Proteins from one Fragaria vesca subsp. vesca linkage group LG6, FraVesHawaii_1.0, whole genome shotgun sequence genomic window:
- the LOC101299495 gene encoding DNA repair protein RadA homolog — MQVSDMRALRAIYTHQRLLKPKSLPNPSLISFKDFTFSRHFHSSTQLHRPEPPNSTAGEESRPLWSVLSPARKASIRSDGGESGSEDEMGQSSLVNGVSEIEKGKGDRSVGKVKSGSGSVSGGLKNGKGKVKTSWVCSDCGETHGQWMGKCRSCFKFNTLKRFSERNDDGKVSGIGVSEKVRSWLPRGEAQPVRLTDVNRGISWKDRRIPLHGTFGSEVGTVLGGGIVPGSLIFIGGDPGVGKSTLVLQIAALIAEGHELGKASSVVYVSGEESIEQIGSRADRMGIETDDLFLYSSTDIEDIISKVQSIAPQALIVDSIQTVYIEGAAGSAGGIVQVKECTSALLAFAKRTNIPVFLIGHVNKSGEIAGPRVLEHIVDVVLYMEGEKHSSYRLLRSVKNRFGSTDELGVFEMSQSGLEAVSNPGGMFLGEQLSDSEFLAGIAVAVVMDGSRSFLIEIQALCVSGQAILQQVNGIQASRASMIISVLAKQAGLKLQENAIFLNVVSGVTLKETAGDLAIAAAICSSFLESPIPNSTAFIGEIGLCGELRPVSAMDKRVHTLAKLGYKMCIVPKSAEKSLRGTPGFENIEIIGCKNLKEVINNVFRSN; from the exons ATGCAAGTTTCAGACATGAGAGCTCTCAGAGCCATCTACACCCACCAACGCCTCCTCAAACCCAAATCCCTCCCAAACCCATCTCTCATTTCCTTCAAAGACTTCACCTTTTCCCGCCATTTCCACTCCTCCACCCAACTCCACCGCCCCGAACCACCCAACTCCACCGCCGGCGAAGAGTCCCGCCCCTTGTGGTCCGTCCTCTCCCCCGCACGGAAAGCTTCGATAAGAAGCGATGGGGGAGAATCAGGGAGCGAAGACGAGATGGGTCAGTCGAGCTTGGTGAATGGGGTGAGTGAGATTGAGAAGGGTAAGGGTGATAGGAGCGTTGGAAAGGTCAAATCAGGAAGTGGGTCGGTTAGTGGTGGATTGAAAAATGGGAAGGGGAAGGTGAAGACGAGTTGGGTTTGCTCAGATTGTGGGGAGACACATGGGCAGTGGATGGGGAAGTGCAGGAGTTGCTTCAAGTTCAACACTTTGAAGAGGTTTTCGGAGAGAAATGATGATGGTAAGGTTAGTGGGATTGGGGTTTCGGAGAAGGTGAGGTCTTGGTTGCCGAGAGGGGAGGCTCAGCCGGTGCGGTTGACTGATGTGAACCGGGGGATTAGTTGGAAGGATCGGCGGATTCCATT GCATGGAACCTTTGGAAGTGAAGTTGGGACGGTGCTTGGTGGTGGTATTGTGCCAG GTTCATTGATTTTTATTGGCGGTGATCCTGGTGTTGGAAAGAGTACACTTGTATTGCAG ATTGCTGCACTTATAGCTGAAGGACATGAGCTTGGTAAAGCATCCAGCGTTGTATATGTCTCTGGTGAAGAG AGTATTGAGCAAATTGGGAGCAGAGCTGACCGTATGGGGATTGAAACAGACGATCTTTTCTTGTACTCAAGTACTGATATTGAG GATATAATCAGTAAAGTTCAGTCCATAGCTCCTCAGGCTCTAATTGTTGATTCCATTCAAACAGTTTACATTGAAGGAGCGGCCGGAAGTGCTGGAGGCATTGTTCAG GTGAAGGAATGCACGTCAGCCTTGCTGGCTTTTGCGAAGAGGACTAATATCCCTGTTTTTTTG ATTGGGCATGTAAACAAATCTGGAGAGATTGCTGGACCTCGTGTTTTGGAGCATATTGTTGATGTTGTGTTATACATGGAA GGGGAGAAGCACTCATCCTACCGTTTACTTCGATCTGTGAAGAATCGTTTTGGATCCACTGATGAG CTTGGAGTATTTGAAATGTCACAATCAGGATTAGAAGCTGTTTCAAATCCCGGTGGGATGTTTCTAGGAGAACAGTTATCAGATTCAGAGTTTTTGGCCGGTATAGCTGTTGCTGTAGTAATGGATGGATCTCGAAGTTTTCTCATTGAGATTCAG GCATTATGTGTATCAGGTCAAGCAATTTTACAGCAAGTTAATGGAATTCAAGCTAGTAGAGCTTCCATGATTATTTCA GTGCTTGCGAAGCAAGCTGGTCTAAAGCTTCAAGAGAAT GCGATCTTCTTGAATGTTGTTAGTGGGGTAACACTGAAAGAAACTGCTGGTGATCTTGCAATAGCCGCAGCAATTTGCAGCAG TTTCTTGGAGTCCCCTATACCCAATAGCACTGCATTCATTGGTGAAATTGGACTATGTGGTGAACTTCGCCCG GTTTCTGCTATGGATAAAAGGGTACATACATTGGCAAAACTGGGTTACAAGATGTGCATTGTACCAAAGTCAGCTGAAAAATCGCTACGAGGAACTCCAGGTTTTGAGAATATCGAAATCATAGGCTGCAAGAATCTGAAAGAGGTCATCAACAATGTGTTCAGATCAAACTGA
- the LOC101299783 gene encoding 6-phosphofructokinase 3-like, with protein MRISANSQPKIITGEAGYVLEDVPHLSDYIPDLLTYSNPLQDNPSYSVVKQYFVNVDDSVAQTIVVHKDSPRGTHFRRAGPRQKVYFEPDDVHACIVTCGGLCPGLNTVIREIVCGLYYMYGVHRILGIEGGYKGFYARNTIPLTPKVVNDIHKRGGTILGTSRGGHDTSKIVDSIQYRRINQVYILGGDGTQKGASVIFEECRRRGLKVAVAGIPKTIDNDIPVIDKSFGFDTAVEEAQRAINAAHVEAESIENGIGVVKLMGRYSGFIAMYATLASRDVDCCLIPESPFYLEGAGGLFEYIEKRLKENGHMVIVIAEGAGQELLAESMLAMNHQDASGNKLLQDSGLWLSQKIKDHFSKLNKMSINLKYIDPTYMIRAIPSNASDNVYCTLLAHSVVHGAMAGYTGFTVGSVNGRHAYIPFHRVTERQNKVVITDRMWARLLSSTNQPSFLDLKEETEKKEEETESQLANGVTHLDETASVRLKV; from the exons ACGTATTCCAATCCATTACAGGACAATCCTTCTTATTCAGTTGTTAA GCAGTATTTCGTTAATGTCGATGATAGTGTTGCCCAGACG ATTGTAGTCCATAAAGATAGTCCAAGAGGCACACATTTTCGACGTGCTGGACCGCGTCAGAAG GTCTATTTTGAACCGGATGATGTTCATGCATGTATTGTCACATGTGGTGGTTTATGTCCAGGCTTAAATACAGTAATTAGAGAAATAGTATGTGGGTTGTACTACATGTACGGTGTCCACCGAATTCTTGGAATAGAG GGAGGATACAAGGGATTTTATGCCAGAAATACAATTCCATTAACACCAAAGGTTGTAAATGACATCCATAAACGTGGTGGCACAATCCTTGGGACATCACGAGGTGGCCATGATACCTCAAAGATTGTGGATAGCATTCAGTACAGACGAATTAATCAG GTTTACATTCTCGGGGGAGATGGTACACAGAAAGGAGCTTCTGTAATATTTGAG GAATGCAGGAGGCGTGGCCTCAAAGTTGCAGTGGCAGGAATTCCAAAAACTATTGATAATGACATTCCG GTTATAGACAAGTCCTTTGGATTTGACACTGCCGTTGAGGAGGCTCAACGAGCCATTAATGCAGCTCATGTTGAAGCAGAAAGCATTGAGAATGGTATTGGCGTTGTCAAGTTAATGGGTCGCTACAGTG GATTTATAGCCATGTATGCTACTCTTGCCAGCCGAGACGTGGATTGTTGCCTGATTCCAGAGTCACCTTTCTATCTGGAAGGAGCAGGTGGACTATTTGAATACATTGAAAAAAGACTTAAAGAGAACGGCCACATGGTTATAGTAATAGCTGAAGGTGCAGGACAAGAGCTTCTAGCTGAAAGCATGCTTGCCATGAACCATCAGGATGCTTCTGGAAATAAGCTTCTTCAAGATTCTGGCCTGTGGTTATCACAGAAGATTAAG GACCACTTCTCAAAACTGAACAAGATGTCTATAAATCTCAAATATATAG ATCCTACTTACATGATCCGTGCTATTCCGAGTAATGCGTCTGACAATGTATACTGCACCCTCCTTGCTCATAGTGTGGTTCATGGTGCAATGGCTGGATATACAGGCTTCACCGTCGGCTCTGTTAATGGGAGGCATGCTTATATTCCATTCCAT CGGGTGACAGAGAGACAGAACAAGGTTGTGATTACTGACAGAATGTGGGCACGGCTATTATCATCAACTAATCAGCCAAGTTTCTTGGACCTGAAGGAAGAAACTGAAAAGAAAGAGGAGGAAACAGAATCACAACTGGCCAATGGGGTAACTCATTTAGACGAAACTGCTTCGGTTAGGCTGAAGGTGTAG